From a single Fimbriimonadia bacterium genomic region:
- a CDS encoding bacterioferritin gives MRKQVKNQNPFETSIKLLNAVVADELTAVMQYMYFHFRCDDMGYKPIAALFRRIGIQEMMHVEWAAERAMFLKGEVEMVPSGKVNKIHDVREMLAKARDMEMEARLDYAKMAAEATAAGDFLTKDLFERLIADEESHWDQFDQQVDHIDNFGEAYLALQSFEGEQPAAAE, from the coding sequence ATGCGCAAGCAAGTGAAGAACCAGAACCCGTTCGAGACGTCCATCAAGCTGCTCAACGCGGTGGTTGCGGACGAGTTGACCGCAGTCATGCAGTACATGTATTTCCACTTCCGCTGCGACGATATGGGCTACAAGCCGATTGCTGCGCTCTTTCGCCGGATCGGCATTCAGGAGATGATGCACGTGGAGTGGGCTGCCGAGCGCGCGATGTTCCTCAAAGGCGAAGTGGAGATGGTCCCCTCCGGGAAGGTTAACAAGATTCACGACGTACGGGAGATGCTGGCAAAGGCGCGGGACATGGAGATGGAAGCGCGTCTGGACTATGCCAAGATGGCCGCCGAGGCGACTGCAGCCGGCGACTTCCTCACCAAGGACTTATTCGAGCGTCTCATCGCCGACGAAGAAAGCCACTGGGACCAGTTCGACCAGCAAGTGGACCACATAGACAACTTCGGCGAGGCCTACCTCGCGCTGCAGTCCTTCGAGGGCGAGCAGCCCGCCGCAGCAGAGTAG